From one Parambassis ranga chromosome 5, fParRan2.1, whole genome shotgun sequence genomic stretch:
- the nucks1a gene encoding nuclear ubiquitous casein and cyclin-dependent kinase substrate 1a, producing MSRPVRNRKVVNYSQFNESDDADEEYGDDEPKKVRAAPREPKRSKNSQDDSEDSDDKLSKSKNDSADDFGSDEEDNDFGEEEDEDGGSDYEEAKGKKGKKAKVEKPTKRGPKRKRAADDSDDDREVSRKRTVRQAASKAVSKQREILLGDGGSEDEEHEDQEEAYLDPDESGSDEDFMVEDDDDSDYGQSKKRGKKVNRRGRPDKREKKSPKPRLKATVTPSPIKGKGKGRPSTKAVEKSSPKEEEEEDPESPLEEEEEETEKKETSPAPKTTKEAAGGEEEEEDEEEEDGSEEEAPSGED from the exons ATGTCAAGACCAGTGAG GAACAGGAAAGTGGTGAACTACTCACAATTCAATGAGTCTGACGATGCAG ATGAGGAGTATGGTGACGACGAGCCTAAGAAGGTGCGCGCAGCCCCTCGAGAGCCCAAGCGTTCAAAGAACTCACAGGATGACAG TGAGGACTCTGATGATAAGCTCTCCAAATCTAAAAATGATTCAGCAG ATGACTTTGGCAGCGACGAGGAAGACAATGActttggagaggaggaggatgaagatgggGGAAGTGACTATGAAGaagcaaaaggaaaaaagggaaagaaagcTAAGGTGGAGAAGCCCACCAAGAGGGGACCGAAGAGAAAACGGGCTGCAG ATGACAGTGACGATGACAGGGAAGTGAGTCGAAAGCGTACAGTGCGCCAGGCAGCCTCTAAGGCCGTGTCCAAACAGAGGGAGATCCTGCTGGGAGACGGAGGCAGCGAGGATGAGGAGCACGAAGACCAAGAGGAGGCCTACTTGGACC CTGATGAGTCTGGCAGCGATGAAGACTTCATggtggaggatgatgatgacagcGACTACGGTCAATCCAAGAAAAGAGGCAAGAAGGTGAACCGACGGGGGCGGCCAGacaagagggagaagaaaagcCCCAAACCCCGACTAAAGGCCACAG TGACCCCCAGCCCGATAAAAGGAAAGGGAAAGGGGCGCCCCAGCACCAAGGCCGTGGAGAAGAGCTCAcccaaagaagaggaggaggaggacccggAGAGTCccctggaggaagaggaggaggagaccgaGAAGAAAGAGACCTCCCCCGCCCCCAAGACGACAaaggaagctgcaggaggagaggaggaagaggaagacgaagaggaggaggacggctCAGAAGAGGAGGCACCTTCTGGTGAAGACTAG
- the LOC114436551 gene encoding Krueppel-like factor 15: MVSLSSRTLSLENDLFRDSSSSLFSIGLGDETHSEAGSSASCDSPEAGELGAMHSCSPGEEEDEEEEEDDDDEARLHIFLGAAAEGGLASQDPTLPEFPFHPSSPFSPTLEDIEEFLREKMELVREGLLAPKEEPSPLPCSSPSSSEPLVASFEAVSDQGASASHCTSSTDILQTETYSPSPGDLSPPVAQVTTSSPTSTPQMLLGAPLVLQLQPLPLAQPQTPAISAPGAQSGIWLTHLVMGLQGGTGQNLTLLAPQVPSTPTTTLLSINSRDGKPTDQKYVKIAPLPITMRTLEITGVTGVGGQGSGLLKAVAPRVTRVPPTERVHKCSHPGCGKMYTKSSHLKAHFRRHTGEKPYTCSWPECGWRFSRSDELSRHRRSHSGIKPYECSMCEKKFARSDHLSKHTKVHRSSRPSRIIRATV, from the exons ATGGTGTCTCTCAGCAGCAGAACGCTGAGTTTGGAGAATGACCTGTtcagggacagcagcagcagcctgttctCCATCGGCCTGGGGGATGAAACCCACAGCGAGGCGGGCAGTTCAGCCTCCTGCGACAGCCCTGAGGCAGGGGAGCTGGGGGCTATGCACAGCTGCAGCcccggagaggaggaggacgaggaggaggaagaggatgacgATGACGAGGCGCGGCTGCATATTTTCTtaggtgcagcagcagaagggGGACTTGCCAGTCAGGACCCCACGTTACCAGAATTTCCCTTTCATCCATCATCCCCGTTTTCCCCTACTCTTGAGGATATAGAGGAGTTTTTGAGAGAAAAGATGGAGCTAGTCAGAGAGGGACTGCTGGCCCCAAAAGAGGAACCCTCCCCTCTGCCATGCAGCTCTCCTTCCTCCAGTGAGCCCCTGGTTGCTTCCTTCGAGGCAGTCAGTGACCAAGGGGCTAGTGCCTCCCATTGCACTTCCAGCACAGACATACTTCAGACCGAAACATACAGCCCCAGCCCAGGTGACCTCTCCCCTCCTGTTGCCCAGGTTACCACCTCATCACCCACTTCGACTCCACAGATGCTCCTGGGTGCCCCCCTAGTCCTGCAGCTCCAGCCCCTGCCCCTCGCCCAGCCTCAGACTCCAGCCATCTCTGCTCCTGGGGCCCAAAGCGGCATTTGGCTCACACATCTGGTAATGGGCCTCCAGGGTGGAACAGGACAAAATCTCACCCTGCTGGCCCCCCAGGtgccctccacccccaccaccaccttgTTATCAATAAACAGCAGGGATGGCAAGCCCACTGACCAGAAATACGTGAAGATAGCCCCTCTGCCAATCACTATGAGGACTCTAGAGATCACAGGAGTTACAGGGGTTGGGGGCCAGGGCAGCGGCTTGTTAAAGGCAGTGGCCCCCCGGGTGACCCGAGTTCCGCCTACAGAGAGGGTCCACAAGTGCTCGCACCCAGGCTGTGGGAAGATGTACACCAAAAGCAGCCATCTGAAAGCTCACTTCCGTCGGCATACGGGAGAGAAACCCTACACATGTAGCTGGCCTGAGTGTGGCTGGAG GTTCTCCAGGTCTGATGAACTGTCCCGCCACCGCCGCTCTCACTCTGGAATCAAGCCGTACGAATGCTCAATGTGTGAAAAGAAGTTCGCCCGCAGTGACCACttatccaaacacacaaaggtcCACCGCAGCTCCAGGCCCAGCAGGATTATCAGAGCCACGGTTTGA
- the elk4 gene encoding ETS domain-containing protein Elk-4 isoform X1, with amino-acid sequence MRDMDNSVTLWQFLLQLLLDSNNEQLICWTNEEGEFKLLQAEEVARLWGARKNKPNMNYDKLSRALRYYYDKNIIKKVNGQKFVYRFVSYPDILKGDVTRPEGGDVGAGGLPPLLKRGDSVVQEGESSDRTKQQPSALSSSTKQSNRNDYIHSGLYTSFTLNSLQNGRQLFKSIKIENPGEKMTDRKGITAATQSQETLSQPQQPTALPSVIKFGNTPPKPSPAPAPALPPQVDLEPTLMPNHLDSLQAPPQRAEDISTHSSLPPQSIYSFEHIRPSEPTFCLPDLTSESPSINQAPDSSQELVIDSDIESLSSQPADTQAPETTDTQSHEKADSEVGVSREEISLLDTATSSSSVSSCTTVSIQSSGKSRKPPKVLQISPPTLLVTTSDFSPMNLCSPSLPTASLTPAMLQTPTLLLTPSPLLSNIHFWSTLSPVAPLSPATRRQGAHLFQFPSVLTPQFQIPVHNIDGTNTPGPISPDPQTT; translated from the exons A tgagGGACATGGACAACTCTGTCACCCTGTGGCAGttccttctccagctcctgttGGATTCCAATAATGAGCAGCTCATCTGCTGGACCAATGAGGAAGGGGAGTTCAAACTGCTGCAGGCGGAGGAGGTGGCCCGGCTGTGGGGAGCCCGCAAGAACAAGCCCAATATGAACTATGACAAACTCAGCAGGGCACTAAGATATTACTATGACAAG AACATCATAAAGAAGGTGAATGGGCAGAAGTTTGTGTATCGCTTTGTGTCTTATCCCGACATCCTCAAAGGAGATGTCACCCGACCAGAGGGAGGGGATGTTGGTGCTGGGGGCCTCCCTCCCCTATTAAAAAGGGGAGACAGTGTTGTGCAGGAGGGTGAGTCTAGTGACAGAACCAAGCAACAACCATCAGCTCTTAGCTCCAGCACTAAGCAGTCGAATCGTAACGACTACATCCACTCTGGCCTGTACACCTCCTTCACTCTCAACTCTCTGCAAAATGGACGCCAGCTTTTCAAGTCCATCAAAATAGAGAATCCAGGTGAGAAGATGACGGACAGGAAGGGCATCACTGCCGCAACACAGAGCCAGGAGACTCTCTCCCAGCCGCAACAACCTACCGCCTTGCCATCTGTCATTAAATTTGGAAACACCCCTCCAAAGCCTTCACCAGCACCAGCGCCAGCACTGCCTCCTCAGGTAGACCTAGAGCCAACCCTGATGCCCAACCATTTGGATTCTCTCCAAGCTCCACCCCAAAGGGCTGAAGACATCAGCACACACTCCTCCCTTCCACCCCAATCTATTTACTCATTCGAACACATTCGCCCATCAGAACCAACATTCTGCCTACCAGACCTGACCTCGGAGAGCCCGTCCATAAACCAAGCACCCGACTCCTCCCAGGAACTGGTGATTGACAGCGACATCGAGTCCCTGTCttctcagcctgcagacacTCAGGCACCAGAAACCACGGACACTCAGTCACACGAAAAG GCGGACAGTGAGGTTGGTGTGTCAAGAGAGGAGATCAGCTTGCTTGACACTGCAACCAGCTCTTCTTCAGTAAGTAGCTGCACCACAGTCAGCATCCAGAGCTCAGGAAAGTCACGCAAGCCGCCCAAAGTCCTTCAGATCAGCCCTCCAACTCTGCTGGTCACCACCTCCGACTTCTCCCCCATGAACCTCTGCAGCCCGTCACTACCTACGGCCTCTCTTACACCAGCAATGCTTCAG ACTCCAACTCTTCTCCTGACTCCCAGTCCCCTTCTTTCTAACATCCACTTCTGGAGCACGCTCAGTCCTGTCGCTCCGCTCAGCCCAGCCACACGACGCCAGGGAGCACACCTGTTCCAG TTTCCGTCAGTCCTCACACCGCAGTTCCAGATCCCTGTACACAACATAGATGGGACCAACACACCTGGCCCCATCTCACCAGATCCTCAGACAACATAG
- the elk4 gene encoding ETS domain-containing protein Elk-4 isoform X2, which yields MDNSVTLWQFLLQLLLDSNNEQLICWTNEEGEFKLLQAEEVARLWGARKNKPNMNYDKLSRALRYYYDKNIIKKVNGQKFVYRFVSYPDILKGDVTRPEGGDVGAGGLPPLLKRGDSVVQEGESSDRTKQQPSALSSSTKQSNRNDYIHSGLYTSFTLNSLQNGRQLFKSIKIENPGEKMTDRKGITAATQSQETLSQPQQPTALPSVIKFGNTPPKPSPAPAPALPPQVDLEPTLMPNHLDSLQAPPQRAEDISTHSSLPPQSIYSFEHIRPSEPTFCLPDLTSESPSINQAPDSSQELVIDSDIESLSSQPADTQAPETTDTQSHEKADSEVGVSREEISLLDTATSSSSVSSCTTVSIQSSGKSRKPPKVLQISPPTLLVTTSDFSPMNLCSPSLPTASLTPAMLQTPTLLLTPSPLLSNIHFWSTLSPVAPLSPATRRQGAHLFQFPSVLTPQFQIPVHNIDGTNTPGPISPDPQTT from the exons ATGGACAACTCTGTCACCCTGTGGCAGttccttctccagctcctgttGGATTCCAATAATGAGCAGCTCATCTGCTGGACCAATGAGGAAGGGGAGTTCAAACTGCTGCAGGCGGAGGAGGTGGCCCGGCTGTGGGGAGCCCGCAAGAACAAGCCCAATATGAACTATGACAAACTCAGCAGGGCACTAAGATATTACTATGACAAG AACATCATAAAGAAGGTGAATGGGCAGAAGTTTGTGTATCGCTTTGTGTCTTATCCCGACATCCTCAAAGGAGATGTCACCCGACCAGAGGGAGGGGATGTTGGTGCTGGGGGCCTCCCTCCCCTATTAAAAAGGGGAGACAGTGTTGTGCAGGAGGGTGAGTCTAGTGACAGAACCAAGCAACAACCATCAGCTCTTAGCTCCAGCACTAAGCAGTCGAATCGTAACGACTACATCCACTCTGGCCTGTACACCTCCTTCACTCTCAACTCTCTGCAAAATGGACGCCAGCTTTTCAAGTCCATCAAAATAGAGAATCCAGGTGAGAAGATGACGGACAGGAAGGGCATCACTGCCGCAACACAGAGCCAGGAGACTCTCTCCCAGCCGCAACAACCTACCGCCTTGCCATCTGTCATTAAATTTGGAAACACCCCTCCAAAGCCTTCACCAGCACCAGCGCCAGCACTGCCTCCTCAGGTAGACCTAGAGCCAACCCTGATGCCCAACCATTTGGATTCTCTCCAAGCTCCACCCCAAAGGGCTGAAGACATCAGCACACACTCCTCCCTTCCACCCCAATCTATTTACTCATTCGAACACATTCGCCCATCAGAACCAACATTCTGCCTACCAGACCTGACCTCGGAGAGCCCGTCCATAAACCAAGCACCCGACTCCTCCCAGGAACTGGTGATTGACAGCGACATCGAGTCCCTGTCttctcagcctgcagacacTCAGGCACCAGAAACCACGGACACTCAGTCACACGAAAAG GCGGACAGTGAGGTTGGTGTGTCAAGAGAGGAGATCAGCTTGCTTGACACTGCAACCAGCTCTTCTTCAGTAAGTAGCTGCACCACAGTCAGCATCCAGAGCTCAGGAAAGTCACGCAAGCCGCCCAAAGTCCTTCAGATCAGCCCTCCAACTCTGCTGGTCACCACCTCCGACTTCTCCCCCATGAACCTCTGCAGCCCGTCACTACCTACGGCCTCTCTTACACCAGCAATGCTTCAG ACTCCAACTCTTCTCCTGACTCCCAGTCCCCTTCTTTCTAACATCCACTTCTGGAGCACGCTCAGTCCTGTCGCTCCGCTCAGCCCAGCCACACGACGCCAGGGAGCACACCTGTTCCAG TTTCCGTCAGTCCTCACACCGCAGTTCCAGATCCCTGTACACAACATAGATGGGACCAACACACCTGGCCCCATCTCACCAGATCCTCAGACAACATAG